Part of the Anomaloglossus baeobatrachus isolate aAnoBae1 chromosome 1, aAnoBae1.hap1, whole genome shotgun sequence genome, GTCAATCGTTAAATTTGTTCTCTTGTTGACTCTGTTGTATTTCTTTGTTTGCTCCCTGGACGTGTTAAGCTCGGCCTTCCAACTGGTCGGAGGTAAGAAATTGTTCTTTTCACCAATATTGGTTATGGCATAATCCATCAGCTGTGGTTATCCTACTCATAGGATTTACAGCTCATGTTCCTAAAAAATACTTGTATGGCCAGAGAGGTGGTAGAACAATGTGTAGCTTTCACTTATACTCTGCCCTTCTTTACCAACCTAAAATTATCTCATTCTAGgaaaggctgcaggcgacattttcAAGAACCACTCCGTACTGTCCAACCCTGTTGCTGGCCTGGTGATTGGAGTCCTGGTCACCGTCCTTGTACAGAGCTCAAGTACTTCctcatctattgtggtcagcatggtGTCGTCTGGGCGTAAGTATACCTTGTactatatatgtcaatggggatggTTTACTAAATTGAACTCACTTGCGTTATATCAGAGTCGATAACCTAAAATCTCCCAAATATCGATTGCAGCTTCGATATTTCCTTATATGACACCAATCGACCAGGCACATAGAAGTAGCATAATTGCGTAATGTTGCCCTATTCTATTGGCGGTTATAATGAATGTAacaacacttccattgttttggagATTATCGCATTAACGAATATTGTTTGTATGATTGGTTGTGTTTTGACAGTTCTTACGGTTAGGACGGCCATTCCAATCATCATGGGAGCCAACATTGGCACATCGGTCACAAATACCATTGTGGCTTTGATGCAGTCTGGTGACCGGAATGAATTCAGAAGGTACAGTGCCTGCTCTTATTATGTCAATTAAGAAAATGAGGAAGCAGTGAAGCGCATACAGTTGTTCCCTGTAGTAGGCAAATTATATCCAACTATGCCTGTGCATTATATTTTTTGTAACAGTGAAGTAGTTTCCCCTGTAGTACTCTAGTTGAAGATATATCTCAAAAGAAAAGTCAAATATATTAGTAGATACAAATATATTTTCATTGCATAAAACTAGGTATAGATACAATAGTCCATATCACCTATATTTGTTACTTATGCAGTTTTAGTTCTTTGAAAACCAAATACAGAGACACACCTTGAGAACAAACCTGATTTTAATCGTAGTTACCAGAACACTCCTTTACAGAAGGCAAAATTATCATATTGTCTCTAATTAAACCTGTAAATCCGAGATGAGAGAGAATCAGAGAGTGATGGAAATAAGTATTTTCGGGTGGGAGTATGTATAACACCCATAGTACAAAGAAAGAACAAAGCAAACAGTTATAAAGAAAATAAAGTACAAAATATCACAAACTATAATGAAATATTTAATAAGGAAAATAACAAGAGTCTAGAGAGCTTGAATGTAGAATAATCCGGAACAGAGAATGCGGCTATGCAAagaatattaaaggagttgtccactacttggataaccccttcTTATTACCCATGTGTCAcctcccataaaaataaaaaaacctatactcacctctggggtCGGCACGATTCCAGTGATGTTGGAACTTGTATTCCTGGGGCACACGTTACATTGATATGACACGTGGGCCCCGTGACCAATCAGCGCCGGGTTCTCGCCCCCCGACTTCGGACACAAGAGTAGTTCATATTAAGTGAGCAGTagccacagctctcacttcctgttgattacttaaaaggaacctgtcaccaggtttttcccttatgaactgcggccaccaccagtgagcccttatatacagtattctgaaattctgtatataagagcccagaccactctgtagaatgtaaaaaacatctttattataTTCACCTGTGGGGCGGTCCACTCTGATGGGTTTCACTGCttttggtccggcacctcctccttcttgtgcaatcaccatcctccttcctaGCCCCGTGTTCATGGCGTGTCCTATATCattcacagaggcctccattgtgctcctgcgcatgtgcactttcaTCTGCCTGGCAATTGAGGCCTCTATGTGGATAACGCTGGACGCgttatgcacacggggctgggctggaggatggcgatcgcacaaGATCAGGAAGCGCTAGATCAAGAGAAGTGACACcaatcggaccggactgccccctagcTGAGTAttgtaaaggtgttttttacattctacagaatgGCCTAggctcttactgtatatacagtattctagaatgctgtatataagggctcactagtggtggccgcagcctatAAGGGAAAAacttagtgacaggttccctttaagtgtccaAAGTATaggatttttatttttaagggggaaaaaaacatcgggaatgagaaagggttgtccaagtagtggacaatccctttaaatgataAAAAGTAATATACATTTTGACTGAGTGATTATTGGGAATGGGTGATCCTAGGAATGTCCTGTTCATGAAAAATTCAGCCTACAAGGGAGCAAAACTCTTCTTGGGTGAAATGGTCTTATGATTTGAACAAAAGATCATCGTTCTCCGCAGCGCTTTCTCCTCTGTAAACAGGACCTAGCGCTGGGAGAACAATGACAGTCTATGTGCAATGACTGATCTATTACAGATTGTTCATTGTGCATTTAAAGTCTGCCTGTGTAAATACTAAACAGGCTAAAATGACCGCTGAGGAGCAAACAAGCTTAGTGTCTCCAGGCGGTAGGTGTACTCGGACCCTTGAAGTTCTGTTTCTCTTTGTGCAATAAATGACCAAATAAAGGGGTTTCTATGATCACCAATGTACTGTACAGCGATAAGTGATAGACAGAACAGGGGATTTGTGTTCCCCATTTTTACCTGGTGCCAAATATATGATGCACAGGTTGGAAGTGGCTTTCTTTTTCAGTGCTAGGAAAGAATAAATGAAGAACAGGGACACAAGTCTACTATTCTGACAATAAGTGGGTGTCCAAGTGGTGAAACCCAACAGAAAACAAATATTTCAACTCTAATACAGATCTGTTCTCTCAAGAAGCAATGAAGGATAACTTCATATTTTGGCACAGTACAATGCATCATATGGCAGCATACAGACTGCCAACATGTTCATGGCAAGGAGCCGCCAGGACGGCCATATGCATGAGGACGCATTGCAATCGATGTAAATAAGCCTCATTGAACTAATTTCTAAAGACACTTATACAAGGTGTTTCCTTTTACAGGGCATTTGCGGGAGCAACTGTGCATGATTTCTTCAACTGGCTCTCCGTGCTGGTCCTACTGCCGATTGAAATAGCATCCGGATATTTGTTCCACCTCACTAATGCTATTGTGGAGTCTTTCAATATACAGTCAGGGGAAGATGCGCCAGACATGCTAAAAGTTATCACAGAGCCCCTCACCAAAGGAATTATTCAGGTATGTCCATAACTTTTAATTTAATGGCAATGGACTCCTTTAGGGATTTTACTTAAATACATGTATTTTGGCTAATAATAGTTTTTGCAATTTGGTTTTTATTAATGTTTTGCAGCTATTTGCCATTTGCAGCCTGCATTTATTCCCATACATTGCAAGCTGCTCAGTTCAAATCAATGAAAAATAAGGGCAAACAAGCTCCCAGAAAGCTCTCCTTTATCTCTGCTATCCAAAATACAAATCTAAACTCAGCTTCATAAGTGTTTGGTATACCAAGAGAAAGATTATAAACTGAGCTGTTAGATTGTCCATATGATGGATTTCATACAAAACAGGACTGAGCAGCCTGCAATGAATGAAAATACATGCAGGCTGCAAAAAACAAATGGTTGAAAATTGTTGATAAAACCaagtaaaaaaaatgatttttggcCCAAAAATATGAATTATACACGTAGAGGCCAATTCATTAAGATACTTACACCAGTCCAGACGAGCTACGCCAATCTGGGCCGGACTAGGTGTGGTCACGCCCGCCATTTAACATCATCATAAATTAAAATACTAAAGTGGAGTAACTTCTTCCAGAAATGTACACCAGCACCCAGCTAACATACAATTCCAGTCATAGTGCACACTGGGCATCAGACATGCCTGATTCATTAATTAATCAGTTTAGTGTACTCCAGCAAGACTGATATGCACTAGGTCAGTCTTAAAGAAATGCTTCTATAGCCTTTATTATTATTAAAGCTCTATGAAAACCTTTACATTTTGCTGGATAGCTATAAAAAAACATATTAGGTAATTGTGCTCACGTTATTTTATACTTGGTTACATGGCAATGGCTTGTCTAATTATGAAGAGGAACCGATGGATAAAAATCATCTACCATGTGGCCTATATCATTGCAATTTAAGTATACCATCATCACAGATGCTTTGCATTTCAACCCAATCAGTTCTTACTCATAGCGTACACATACGTATAATTCCTTATGTGTCTCTCTATGGGTACGACACATTAACAAGTCTCTTTTTATTTCAGCTTGATAAAAATGTCATTCAGCAAATAGCCAATGGTGACCCGGATGCTCAAAATAAGAGTCTGATCAAGAGAGAATGTGGATATAAGGTAAAAAGACACCTTGTGGGGACCAACCATGGGACAATATAAGGCAACAACTTGAAATAACAAGTATGCAATGCTTTTATGCAGGACTGGATCAATGCCAGTGTGCCAGGTATAGAGAACTGTACTTTCAACAGACCTTGCTGGACAGATGAGAATAATGTGACCTGGACAGAGGTTATTGAGACTGTAAAATTCACATGTAAGTATTTCTATCAATGTAATTAAAATTCTTAGTTTTAATAAATCCTAACATTTTATTTTTAGTTCCTatgcaagaaaaatgaaaaaatacataacAGTATACTTAACTAGTCCAAAGGTGATTGTAGAAAAAAACAGATTATGCTGTAATGAAAGGGGTTTTTTTGTACTGGAAAAAGtagcaaaatttaaaaaaatttaatGAAAAGGTTTTTCccaaattcattttttttattctataacatACTCTGTatattcttaaaggggtggttcacccatattcattattggccacaatgatattatgtcgagaaacaatgtttctctcaaataccttgtgttgccaattgtgcctgtgagcaacgctattgcggaccactcttccccatcgcctgacccccaggctccgtgacctcagggatccggtgatgtcacctcaacttcctgttcacctgaaaTCTCCATggctggccccagtctccatgagtgacagggctgtgggcggcgttttacCGCTCATCAGAGCCCAGCGTCACAACCCATCatctctctgctccctcctccttcactgcagagtacgcaagcaggagacacgctgggctgtgatgagtggtaaaACGCCGCCCAAGCcaagtcactcacagagactgtgGCCGGCCGCGGAGAAGTCAgctgaacaggaagttgacgtgacatcaccagatccccgagcTCACGGAGCCCAgggttcaggcgatggggaagagcagtCTGCAAAGCACTGTTCACACAAGATAaggcagagaaggggttaatgctgcgcatcagccaaatgaagacgtataatgttgatgaagatgagtattcttttatttcataggtctacgcgtttcaaggtgacaacctcttcctcaggaccaatgcatcaacattgttgttgatgcattggtcctgaggaagaggttgtcaccttgaaacgcgtagacctatgaaataaaagaatactcatcttcatcaacattatacgtcttcatttggctgatgcgcagcattaaccccttttctgccttatcttgtatgttcatccacgtggggctgcagcagacgccattatctcatgcgcactagtggttgtgactgtcacaactgatccaggtgagtgtatattttccaggtataccccactgatcactttggtgttacactatcagcgctccttattttcagatctataagCACtgttcacaggcactattggcaacacaatgtatttgagagaaaccttgtttttcaACATAATATCATTGTGGCTAATAATGAAtatgagtgaaccacccctttaacttacATGATAAACTCCTTTAACACTTGGTAAATTCTAAAATGGTAGTCATAGATTGTAATAGGTCCAGTACATTTTGGTTCATTATGGCTATTTATCATTGAGACTTCAGAAGGGTCATTCTGCTCATATTCTGTAAAATCTCTAATGCCATCTTATATCCGGAGCATAGTAGGAACCATTCATGAAAATGTTGGAAGGATCACAAACTGACACATTGATGCTCCCTTTACTGTTATCCAGGCTCCCACTTATTCGCCAACACTAACCTCCCAGATCTCGCGGTCGGACTTATCTTGTTGGCTTTGTCATTGCTGGTGCTTTGTCTGTGTCTGATCCTGATCGTCAAGCTGCTAAACTCCATGCTAAAAGGACAAGTTTCTGTGGTGATCAAGAAGATCATTAATACCGGTAACTATCAGTACCACAGCGTTCACGTGGACGAGGTCTACCATTATATGGAAGTTTTCTCTGTAAGGAAATGTCTGGTTCTATAACTTCTTACATATCCTCTCTTACTTTTTTCCCCAAGACTTCCCCTTCCCATTCTCATGGTTGACTGGATACTTGGCAATGTTGGTTGGCGCAGGAATGACATTCATTGTTCAGAGCAGCTCAGTCTTCACTTCTGCAATTACTCCACTCATCGGTAAGGTGCATGTATGATTGAGAGAAGACATACCTCATAATTAGATTGTTCCTGCTTCTCTTTATATCTTGGCTCTTGCTTCTTCTAGGTATTGGAGTGATAAGCATTGAGCGGGCCTATCCACTGACACTTGGGTCTAACATTGGAACTACAACAACAGCCTTGTTGGCTGCACTGGCCAGTCCAGGGGAGACCTTACAAAACTCTGTACAGGTGTGTTATACTTCTGTCTATTCTATAACGTGTGAAAATCAATGAAGAATCATATTATATTTGTTAAGGACATGATAAACCTTAAAGGGTCTGCCATTGGAATCGGCGGATTACCATGTGTATGTCTTTGAGTATCCCTCAAAAACTGTTAATTTGCCAAGGAAAGCCATAGCTAGCCATACATGTACTAGTACTATAAATAGCCCTCTATCTAACATACCTGTAGAATACGGCAGGGACTGCACATCCAAATATTATACATTGATCAATTAAGGCTAAGAAAATTTACTAAACTGAACACTAGGATATTGGATAACATTTTGATCAGAATGACTAAGTTCACCGAGAGATTTGCTATGCCATGGCACAGGCTTATATAttctcattaaaatattcccaaaaaaTCTCATGTTCAGTTTAGTAAATTTTGGCTTAGCTGCAGTAAATCAATATATTATATTGGATGTATGGTCAATGTCTTTTAATATAGTTGTAAATGGctgttttttaagggggtggtcAAGCTCCTTCCCTCAGAAATGTTGACCATATTGTTGTTATGTAATGTTGCATGAAAATATATCTATATAGCAATATGGTATAGATGGTAGGCAGATGTAGCAGTAGCAGTGTTAGTACTGTTAAGGTGGCGTtagatgctacgatttatctgacgatatgtcgtcggggtcacggttttcgtgatgcacatccggcatcgttagcgacgtcgttgcgtgtgacacctaagtgcgattccgaacgatcgcaaataggttgaaaattgttgattgttgacacgtcgttcagtttcaaaatattgttcattgtttggaacgcagcagacatattggtacgtttgacaccctgcaaacgacaaacaacatccacacgaccgccttggtcaaacaatatatcgctgaacgattttgcgtcgcttgtgagatcgttacgtgtgaccgctactaaacaacctatgtgcgatctcggcaaatcgtaactacgatctgggcgtgtcatatcgctactgagattgtcag contains:
- the SLC34A2 gene encoding sodium-dependent phosphate transport protein 2B isoform X1, translated to MEKKTMAPFPEFQHRIPEGVDDPPKYQPNNDNANPPPEESLPPAYSTVTLCKDKSEDQEIDPWEMPELKSTGPKWSEMTTKQRVLSVLKSIVKFVLLLTLLYFFVCSLDVLSSAFQLVGGKAAGDIFKNHSVLSNPVAGLVIGVLVTVLVQSSSTSSSIVVSMVSSGLLTVRTAIPIIMGANIGTSVTNTIVALMQSGDRNEFRRAFAGATVHDFFNWLSVLVLLPIEIASGYLFHLTNAIVESFNIQSGEDAPDMLKVITEPLTKGIIQLDKNVIQQIANGDPDAQNKSLIKRECGYKDWINASVPGIENCTFNRPCWTDENNVTWTEVIETVKFTCSHLFANTNLPDLAVGLILLALSLLVLCLCLILIVKLLNSMLKGQVSVVIKKIINTDFPFPFSWLTGYLAMLVGAGMTFIVQSSSVFTSAITPLIGIGVISIERAYPLTLGSNIGTTTTALLAALASPGETLQNSVQIALCHFFFNISGIIIWYPIPFMRLPIRMAKSLGNKTAKYRWFAVVYLILCFFLLPLAIFGLSIAGWQVLVGVAVPIVFVMVVVIVISVMQSKCPRVLPDILKTWDFLPKWMHSLKPWDLWMTSLTLFCGQHCCCCCKKCKCCKCCKDKDDEEAEIEKPKALEWHENVVDLTDELPSLDNRDQGKTINLTAL
- the SLC34A2 gene encoding sodium-dependent phosphate transport protein 2B isoform X2, with product MAPFPEFQHRIPEGVDDPPKYQPNNDNANPPPEESLPPAYSTVTLCKDKSEDQEIDPWEMPELKSTGPKWSEMTTKQRVLSVLKSIVKFVLLLTLLYFFVCSLDVLSSAFQLVGGKAAGDIFKNHSVLSNPVAGLVIGVLVTVLVQSSSTSSSIVVSMVSSGLLTVRTAIPIIMGANIGTSVTNTIVALMQSGDRNEFRRAFAGATVHDFFNWLSVLVLLPIEIASGYLFHLTNAIVESFNIQSGEDAPDMLKVITEPLTKGIIQLDKNVIQQIANGDPDAQNKSLIKRECGYKDWINASVPGIENCTFNRPCWTDENNVTWTEVIETVKFTCSHLFANTNLPDLAVGLILLALSLLVLCLCLILIVKLLNSMLKGQVSVVIKKIINTDFPFPFSWLTGYLAMLVGAGMTFIVQSSSVFTSAITPLIGIGVISIERAYPLTLGSNIGTTTTALLAALASPGETLQNSVQIALCHFFFNISGIIIWYPIPFMRLPIRMAKSLGNKTAKYRWFAVVYLILCFFLLPLAIFGLSIAGWQVLVGVAVPIVFVMVVVIVISVMQSKCPRVLPDILKTWDFLPKWMHSLKPWDLWMTSLTLFCGQHCCCCCKKCKCCKCCKDKDDEEAEIEKPKALEWHENVVDLTDELPSLDNRDQGKTINLTAL